The Peromyscus maniculatus bairdii isolate BWxNUB_F1_BW_parent chromosome 6, HU_Pman_BW_mat_3.1, whole genome shotgun sequence genome has a segment encoding these proteins:
- the Gtf2b gene encoding transcription initiation factor IIB has product MASTSRLDALPRVTCPNHPDAILVEDYRAGDMICPECGLVVGDRVIDVGSEWRTFSNDKATKDPSRVGDSQNPLLSDGDLSTMIGKGTGAASFDEFGNSKYQNRRTMSSSDRAMMNAFKEITTMADRINLPRNIVDRTNNLFKQVYEQKSLKGRANDAIASACLYIACRQEGVPRTFKEICAVSRISKKEIGRCFKLILKALETSVDLITTGDFMSRFCSNLCLPKQVQMAATHIARKAVELDLVPGRSPISVAAAAIYMASQASAEKRTQKEIGDIAGVADVTIRQSYRLIYPRAPDLFPSDFKFDTPVDKLPQL; this is encoded by the exons ttTGGATGCTCTCCCAAGAGTCACATGTCCGAATCATCCAGATGCAATTTTGGTGGAGGACTACAGAGCTGGCGATATGATATGTCCTGAATGCGGTCTAGTTGTAG GGGACCGGGTTATCGATGTGGGATCTGAATGGAGAACTTTCAGCAATGATAAAGCAACCAAAGACCCATCTCGAGTTGGAGATTCTCAGAATCCTCTTCTGAGTGATGGAGATTTGTCCACCATGATTGGCAAG GGTACAGGAGCTGCAAGTTTTGATGAGTTTGGCAATTCTAAGTATCAGAACCGGAGAACAATGAGTAGTTCTGATAGAGCAATGATGAATGCTTTCAAGGAAATTACAACCATGGCAGACAGAATCAACCTTCCTCGAAATATAGTT GATCGAACAAATAATTTATTCAAGCAAGTATATGAGCAGAAGAGCCTGAAGGGACGAGCTAATGATGCAATAGCTTCTGCTTGCCTGTATATTGCCTGTAGACAAGAAGGCGTTCCAAGGACATTTAAAG aaatatgtGCTGTATCTCGAATTTCTAAGAAAGAAATTGGCCGCTGTTTTAAACTCATTTTGAAAGCTTTGGAAACCAGTGTGGATCTGATCACAACTGGGGACTTCATGTCCAGGTTCTGCTCCAACCTTTGCCTCCCCAAGCAAGTGCAGATGGCAGCTACACACATAGCCAGAAAGGCTGTGGAGCTGGACTTGGTTCCTGGCAGGAGCCCGATCTCTGTGGCAGCGGCAGCTATTTACATGGCTTCCCAGGCATCAGCTGAGAAGCGGACACAGAAAG AAATTGGAGATATTGCTGGTGTTGCTGATGTTACAATCAGACAGTCCTACAGACTGATCTACCCTCGGGCTCCTGATCTCTTCCCTTCAGACTTCAAGTTTGACACCCCAGTGGACAAATTACCCCAGTTATAA